A single window of Eucalyptus grandis isolate ANBG69807.140 chromosome 1, ASM1654582v1, whole genome shotgun sequence DNA harbors:
- the LOC104446169 gene encoding dirigent protein 19: MALTLTKLFLFSFLVSSTVLTGNSQPLTSKREKLTRFRVYVQDRIAGSNATVLHVAQAPTTNQSTTSFGLVTVFDDALTVGPEMSSKNVGVVQGTSAFASQSEVALSMSMNFVFTEGKYNRSSLTVVGRNVLSLKVREMPIVGGTGLFRLARGYIQTSTYSLDLKKGLAVLVYDFFVYRY; encoded by the coding sequence ATGGCCTTAACCCTAACCAAGCTCTTTCTCTTCTCATTCCTTGTTTCTTCCACCGTACTCACCGGGAACTCCCAGCCCCTAACCTCCAAGCGCGAGAAGCTCACTCGCTTCCGCGTGTACGTGCAGGACAGAATCGCCGGCAGCAACGCCACCGTCCTACACGTAGCCCAAGCACCGACGACCAACCAGTCCACCACGTCATTCGGTCTAGTAACGGTTTTCGACGATGCGCTGACTGTGGGCCCCGAGATGAGCTCGAAGAACGTGGGTGTAGTACAGGGCACGTCGGCGTTCGCATCCCAAAGCGAGGTCGCCTTGTCAATGTCCATGAACTTCGTGTTCACGGAGGGGAAGTACAACAGGAGCAGTCTGACCGTTGTGGGGAGGAATGTGTTGTCGTTGAAGGTGAGGGAAATGCCTATCGTGGGCGGGACTGGTCTTTTCCGATTGGCCCGAGGTTATATTCAGACCAGCACTTACTCGTTGGACCTGAAGAAAGGACTTGCCGTTCTTGTGTATGATTTCTTTGTGTACCGCTACTGA